From the Lathyrus oleraceus cultivar Zhongwan6 chromosome 3, CAAS_Psat_ZW6_1.0, whole genome shotgun sequence genome, the window attttaataataattaaataataaaataaatggaatatgaagagtggaagggtaaaagtggaaatttgataagaggccaaagtgaggactcaggttgtttcacgtgttttgcatcagagtcagagaaaggggggagaaacgctgaagagaaagagaaggaagaggaaaaggccaaagattgctcagagcttccttcaatccaaagaggtaaggggtctgaaccttattaaacaataatatgctgaaaatggtgaaatattggatgaacgaaattaggattttaatcgaaggaattcgtagaaattatatgcaatgatgttaggatttgtggaatcgaataggagactaatTGTATTAGATGACATGAGTAATTTTGtgcgaaatttggactgtggaaggatgaatttggatagatctcgtagcagagaagccattgcagatctggagatctggtttctggtcatacgcgtatggcactaggcaatacgcgtatgagattgctggtacgcgtatggcactaggcaatacgcgtatggatgaggaagatgatgttttgaacgtgttttggtctctggtggtacgcgtatggggaagtgatacgcgtagcatacgcgtatggacatgggcaatacgcgtatggaattggtcaggcgtgggcaatacgcgtatgggcataggcaatacgcgtatgggcagaattgtggtctttcctggactgttgttgtgcagtttttgtggtttaggctgagcgaggtaacttagctgatgcatggtatacgagggatcatgtcccgttgctttgagtggtatagatattagtagagtgtaataatactgtgtttgattatgtggcatgatgtgatatgcttttatgatagaatgtgttaatgatgatgataacatgactatatgatgctgttgttgctatgttgattatgatgcatgcttggtgtgcatgcattcatgaaaggccgatgcctagtgatgaacggactgagttccaatgatgttgttgactccgggcttgttgagaggcttggttccttgcggggaactcggattctatggtgatgaatctgggagtggtgatcctgtagttggtcacaaaatgggtataccgagtcgtgttgagtcatgcatgggtgtgtgcattgcatttgatatgttgttttgttgatgttcatgaatatgttgattatgatgattatgatgagctgtgttggcatatgtgaaatatatttatgtttatatttctgtcgttatattattatttaataatgtaattctcaccccttctgcatgtgtttatgttcatctatgatgagcaatgtgcagataaagaggagtagctattgttgaggtttgaagaataagtgtagagttattctactgagtcgagtcaaatgctctggtcatgtgacaccggggttatgggattcgatagataattgattattatttacgttgtttatgatgactaacatgttgagatgttttgttgagataatgttgaaccattattatgaattgttatatgatgaatgataatattaatgttgttgtccgctgcgaagttttaataaaataaacaatatgttttatgttgtgatgcgataattgttatgttgtaagaaatgtaaactcttctacatgttgtactctgataatctatttaaatatgtcgtttgggtagaagggtgttacaagaaAGCCTGAGTCTTGCCACTTAAATTGGAGAAGAATCATCTCAGGAAGTTAATTTTCCCCAACAAAGATTTTAGCCGATTCTTTGTTGAAGGAGGCCTTAGATCTAAGATCGCTTTCATTTTGTTTTGATTTAGCTATATGCCTTTTTGTGCACCACGAATCCCAAGAAATCAACTGCATGGATACAGAAAACATACTtcaatggattcatttttaatccatatttcctcatcctCTCAAAAGTGTGTCAAAGATGGCATTTTTCGTTAGATAATTTGGAAAATACTTCAGTTTTAAATTCTCATTGTTTGTTATGTCGAAAGCCTCAGCTCGATACCTAGTGACATGTTCGATCGTAGGTTCACTAGTGTTGCCAGCGAACTTGATAAACTTTGGGACTTTCCAACCCCTAGAGAGCTCAGTTTGTTGAATGCATTATGACAAAGGGGATATAAAATTGGGTCTATGGAGTCCCATATTAAGGACACTCTAGGCTAAAATTTGTTCGACCAAATTAGTTATATTGTTATGTTCCCCAAAGTTTTTTTGTTGGACATGTCGAAGAACCTGGTCAACTTCTTGATTTCTATGGACCATTACATGCCTAGAATTATGCTGACCTATGTATTCTTCGTCCTCCCTATTTGTAGTGGGTTATGGTGGTCGAAAACCTTGATTTTGGCCTAAATTTACATTAGCCATCCCGTTTTCAGGCGTTTCTACCTTCCTACCATTTGATATCTGAGTGGTTGGTCGAGCCTGAACTTGAGGCTTATCGAAAAAGTCGACTATTTGACCCATTTGATTGGCTAACAACTCGTAGGTTTGGTTTGTATTTCTAATCGAAGGTTTAAATACAGTTCTCATTTCTTGGGTCAAAGTATTAACCATTTCTAAGTTGCTTTGATCCATCTGTTTCCTCATAGTCATCCTTAAAGTCGTATTTAAAGATGGTGTCGCTTGAGGGATATAACATATCCCTCCTTGTTGAACCATATTGTTTATGGTCAAAGCAGATGCATTATGGGGATTATATGAAGGCACAATGGCCATTGCATTGTAACTATATATCGACATGTTAGTGTGAAGGCGAGCCACCATCGACGTTGGCATGCCATAAGGGCAACCCATATTATTCATTGGCATTGAAAACCAAACAAAGGTCTTGCAACTGCAGGGTTGAAAAGGGGATTCCCAGGTCGCGGTCGGGGTGTTATCCCCTGCGATGGTATTGGTGCAACCGACATTGACGATACAATCAGAGTAGTTGTTCTAAGAGGCGTTGAAATAACTGCCTCTTCAACTGTCAATCTGACTGGTTGTTCTACTACATTTAGAGGATTGGTCTATGAAGTAGGATTATCCATAGAAGGACGCGTCATTTTTGGTAAAGATTTTTCACTTCTTAAACACATACAAAATATTCAGAATAATCCATGTACGCAAGACAATTTGATAAATGAACACTTTAATATctataaaagataaaaaaaagTTTTAGCACAAGTGCCACTGGatgtgccaatttgtttactttaaAATTTGGTAAACAAATGTTAGTCTCTTATTGAAGTTTTCTTACAGGATTGACCAAATAATCCTAGGATATAGTGCTAAAAGTTTTCTTATAGTTTTGTGTTGAAAAGTGGAGGATTTTGACTTGGTCTAAATCTTTGAGAAAAAGTAATACAAAAAGGTAGATTGTTGGAAATGTAAACGATTTTGACAATGCTAAAAGGTAAACTTTGTAAAAGTGAATGTAAAGTGACAATAAAATTAATAGAGGAATGAAAGCAGATTTgtaaagaaaataaaatgaagtAAAAGACTTtgtatttgaataaaaatgatGTTTCAGAATTCATAGATTTGCTCAGTGAAACTCGTTTCTCTCTATGTTGGGTACTTTAAGTTTTGTAGTGAAATCAAAAGAACACCTTGAATTCTAATGATAGAACTCCTATTTATACAAGTGTAAAATATATGTTTTGTAGCATTCTTCTCCTCAACATTCGTTACATAGATTTCACAATGCTTCCCGCTTCTAAAGTGTCCTCCATGTATCCCTTTGGATAAAACTAAGAAGCAGTTACTCACTTTGAATCAACGCCTTTTCACGCTAAAACGCTGCTGGTCGACATGTCCTGCTGATGTCGAAATCCTGAGAAAACACTGCCGTCGAAATGCTAGACGAAAtatttcttttaaaaaaaatactaaGTTCAAATCTTTATCTCTCATTTTGAGACTTCAACTTTCTTAATTAACACAATATGTCAAAAATGTTCTTTTGAACTTTTTAACCCTTTCGAAAATTCCAGCAAACACGTGCTTACGAAAAGAACGCGCAGATACGTCGACTCAGGCCGTGAGAAAAAAAAAACTACTCTTTTTTATAGGTTAAATCTCATTTTCTATTTTCCTTTGACAAGTTCCAAATGGCATATATTGAAGAATTCACCATTCCAAAACAAAGGACGATGCAtatttcattttctttaattttatattataatttCCATTTCCATTCTATTAGATAGGACCTAACACTTACAAATTATTAAAAATTCTACAATGCCATATCCATCATTGTAAAAAGCCGACCCAATCCGGTACCCTCCACTTTATAGGCTTCCAAATGTATTATCGATTAAACCAATATCAAAATCCTATATATACCTCAACTTAAAATACAATCTAACAAATCACTAATCATCAAAGCAATACATTTGCATAACACTTAAGTTCTTATTGTTAGCTTAAATTACCTTTTAGAACAAATCAAATGGCTCTTCATCGTGTTACATTCATTGCAATTTCCATGGTTTTGCTTTCTTCAATTGCTATGGCAACTGATCACATTGTAGGTGATGACAAAGGTTGGACAGTTGATTTTAACTACACTCAATGGGCTCAAGACAAAGTTTTTCGTGTCGGCGACAACCTTGGtatgaaaaataaattaaaaaattgttATTTTAGTATTGATTTTAAAGTATATAAACTTGTCTAATTAAGATGAAATTATACTTTTCTTTTATCACTTATTGCAGTGTTCAATTATGACAATACAAAGCACAACATCTTCAAAGTAAATGGTACACTCTTTCAAAACTGCACTTTTCCACCTGAAAATGAAGCAATTTCGACCGGAAAAGATGTTATTCTATTGAAAACTGAAGGAAGAAAATGGTATATTTGTGGAAAAGCTAATCATTGTGTTGCACGTCAAATGAAGCTTGTCATCACTGTTCTTGCAGACGGTGCACCTGCTCCTTCCCCTCCTCCGTCTTCCGATGCTCACTCTACTGTATCATTCGTGTTTGGGATCGTCATGGCTGCTATAGTGGCCATGGCAACCATTTTTGCTTAAGAGACAGTGTGACTTTCTTGATATATATTATGTTGTTTAAATAAGAGTTTGCATTGACAACATGAATAGACATTGttatcattgttttaaaataatttaataaaattatGTATGATGATTTATTTATAATGTTAGTGTACTTTTATTTCAATATTGATTCTTCGTGGAATAATCAAGAGGCGTGTTCCTTGGACTCTTAACAATAATATAAGTATAGAATGTGAAAGACTCCCATTTAAGaaaaaaattgttaatttaaGAGTAAGCGGTTAGTCAACAATATGAATCTCCACACAAGTGGATTGGCCAATACTTGATAAAAATAGTTTGTTGATAGCCTCTCTACACCATCTTGACTTAGTCTTTTAATCTTAGGACGAAGAAATTGTTgtaatttatgaaaaataaatgTCTATGAAAATGTTTCCAAATTATAAGAAAAGTGGAAGTGAGTAAATATCAATAAATAGCTCCACATCGAAAATGACActcatattaaaaatatttataaagAGTTATGTTCATTAATTTAAAAAAAGGACAAAAGAGGATAAAGTGTCACATGAACTAGTGTGGTGGTCTCAAATATTATGCAACTTGTCTCCTCCATACACCTCTTTGTCGATGGTGGCGACACTGGATCCGAGGGCGTGGCGTAGAGGCGTCATTGGCGGCTTGTAAGCGGCACTTAGGCACGATGCATCAAAGCAATCAGGCAACTCACGACCTTATAACTTGTTATTGCTCTTACTTTTTATCGTTGCTTAGgtttgaatttttaaattttcTTCACCACGTTCGAGTTTTTATCTGTCTTGTGCAAACTCGAGTATAGGCTGAATTATCCTGAGTATTTCTTCAAATAAACTCTAAGACATTCGAGGgtgcttgaaatactataaggaaaGTGTTTCGTTCACGATTCCAGTATGGATCCACTCAATCTAGAAGCATTATCTAACAATCTCATAGTATTTCAAATCACGGTCATTGACGCTTCagtttcaagcatcaaagtgatgaACCAGGATCTTGTCAAGTTGGATCGTTTTGATAGAACAAACTTCACCCGTTAATATCGGTTTTCTTAGAGTGTGGGGGTGTGTAGCATATTACAAGAATATGGATCCTAAAAGAACTAAATTAGGTCATAGTGGGATCAAATGTGCTTTCATAGGATATGCATCCAACAATAAAGCATATAGACTTTTAAATTTGGAATATAATGTAATCGTTGAATCCCGAGATGTGGAGTTCTTTGAAAACCTTATCACGGAGGATAAGGAATCTGAGATTCCCACGAATGAAGAATCTCGTGATGAAGAATCTCTATGAATTGTTGAAATATAACCCGATAGTGTTTCAGGGATTGTTGAAACACAACTCGAGCCTAGGATAAGCAAAAGAGCTCGAAAAGAAAAAGTTCTAGGACCAAATAAAATTGATTCTCAACTCATTTTCTTTTATCTAGTTGGAGGAAATTGCGAGAATGATGTTCATAAGATCCCttttattattcaattagaaGATAATCCTAAAACCTATAAAGAAGCAGTGCCTTCAACAAACTCTTCTTTTTAGAAAAATGTTCTCCAAGATGAAATGAATTCAATTATCTCAaaccacacttgggaacttgTCGATCTTCTAAAGGGTTCAAGGCCCATTAGATGTAAATGGGTATTTAGAAATAAGTATTATAGTGATAATACATTAAACACCTACAAGGCTAGATTAGTAGCAAAACGGTTCAGACAAAAATAAGGTGTTGATTATTTTGACACATATGCACCAGTATCAAGGACGGTGACTATAAGAGTATTGCTTGGATTAGCTTCTCTGAATGACCTTATTGTTCATCAAATGGAAGTTAAAACATCATTCTTAAATGGTGATCTCGATGAGTAAATCTACATGGAACAACCAGAAGGTTATGTGCTTCTTGGAGATGAACAAAAGGCGTGCAAACTTGTCAAATCCTTATATGGTTTAAAACATGCATCAAAAAATGACATCAAAAGTTTGACTCTGTCATACTTTCAAATGGATTTACTCCAAATTCTTGTGACAAATATTTGTACACAAAGGTGTGTGGTAACATTGTAATATATATTTTtctatatgttgatgacatgttgatcatTAACAATGCGATGAATGGAATTTTAGAAACAAAGAGATTTTTTAACTTTCAcattcaagatgaaagatcttggactaGTTTACACTATTTTAGGGATCTAAGTAAAacgaaatagtgggggttatgaacttagtcaaacacaTAATATTGAGAAAATGTTGGATAAGTTCAAACACCTGCACTTTAAGAAAGTAAACACTCAATTTCATCCTAGTGTCAAACATCAAAATAACAACAGAAATTTTTGgctcaattggaatatgcaagtgcaattgGATGTTTAATGTATCTAATGAAAGGCACCATATCTGACATAACATTTGTAGTTAGTAAGATTAGTAGATTTACTAGCAAAAATAGTGAACATTGGAAGGCCATAACTAGGATTTTCGATTACATCTTAAAGGCTAAAAAAATCTTGGCCTTCATTATGGTAGGTTTCCTGTCATACTAGAAGGATATACTGATGCAAGTTGGATATCGAGTCTTGGAGATCATAAATCCACAACAGGGTGAATATTTACATTGGATGGAGGTGCGATTTCTTGGAAGAGTAATaaacaaacatgcattactctTTCAACCATGGAATTAAAGTTTGTGGCTCTTGCTTTCGTTGGTCAAGAAGAAAAATGGTTAAGGGACCTTCTGTTGGAAGTTCCATTGGATAAAGATAATCTTTCGAAAGTGTTGATACACTATGATAGCCAAACCATCCTAGCAAGAGCATTCAGTGAAGtatacaatggaaagtctaggCACATAGGTCTTAGACATTCTTTTATGAGAAAATTAATT encodes:
- the LOC127129119 gene encoding blue copper protein 1a, with translation MALHRVTFIAISMVLLSSIAMATDHIVGDDKGWTVDFNYTQWAQDKVFRVGDNLVFNYDNTKHNIFKVNGTLFQNCTFPPENEAISTGKDVILLKTEGRKWYICGKANHCVARQMKLVITVLADGAPAPSPPPSSDAHSTVSFVFGIVMAAIVAMATIFA